The genomic segment GTGGTGAAGCCGCGCATGGGCGGGTCTTCGCGCGGGGTCGCCGCGGGGAGAAGGAACAGCAGCGCGGCGGGCAGTGCGAAGGCAAAGGCGTGACGGCGCATGGCGGGATGGTGCAATGGGGAAGTGGGGTTGGCTGCCCTCCGATTATGGCGTGGCTCCACGCGGTACGCCATGGCGTCAGAAGCGATCGGCGTTCATCACCTTCGCCCAGGCTGCCACGAAGTCCTGCACGAACTTCTGCTGTGCATCATCACTCGCGTACACCTCCGCGAGTGCGCGCAACTGGGAGTTGGACCCGAAGACGAGGTCCACCCGCGTGCCCGTCCACTTCACATCGCCTGTGACACGGTCGCGTCCCTCGAACACATCGCCGGACTCGGACATCGGCTTCCATGTGGTGCGCATGTCCAGCAGGTGCACAAAGAAATCGTTGGTCAGCGTCTCCGGTCGGTCGGTGAATACGCCGTGCCTGGACTGGCCATGGTTGGCATTCAGCACGCGCAAGCCACCCACCAGCACCGTCATCTCGGGCGCCGTCAGCGTCAGGAGCTGCGCCCTGTCGACCAGCAGCGCTTCGGGCGACGCGGTGTACGCCGTCTTCTGGTAGTTGCGGAACCCGTCGGCCTGCGGTTCGAGCACGCCGTACGCCTCCACATCCGTTTGTTCCTGCGACGCATCCATGCGGCCAGGCGTGAACGGCACCACCACGTCGAAGCCGGCCTTCTTTGCGGCCTGCTCGATCGCGGCGCACCCGCCCAGCACGATCAGATCGGCGAACGAGACTTTCTTGCCCCCGGTCTGGGCAGTGTTGAACTCCTTCTGGATGGTCTCGAAAGTCTCCAGCGCGCGTGCCAGCTTGCTCGGCTGATTCACGTCCCAGTTCTTCGCCGGCAAGAGACGAATGCGCGCCCCGTTGGCGCCACCGCGCTTGTCGGAACCACGAAACGTCGACGCAGACGCCCAGGCGGTGGACACCAGCTGGGAAATGGACAACCCCGACGCCAGGATCTTCCCCTTGAGTGCGCTGATGTCCTTGGCATCGATCAGGGCATGATCAACAGCGGGAATGGGATCCTGCCAGATCAACTCTTCTGCGGGAACCAGCGCGCCGAGGTAGCGCGTGCGGGGGCCCATGTCGCGGTGCGTCAGCTTGAACCAGGCGCGAGCATACGCATCAGCCAGAAGCGCAGGGTCCCGGTGAAAGCGCGTGGAGATCTCGCTGTAGACCGGGTCCATACGCATCGCCATGTCTGCGGTTGACATCGCCGGCAGAACCTTCTTGCCTGGCCGATGTGCATCAGGGACGATCGCCGCCTTCTCTTTGTCGGTGGGCTCCCAGATCCAGGCACCGGCGGGGCTCTTCACCAGCTCCCACTCCCAGCCGAAGAGGGTGTCGAAGTACCCGGTATCCCACGTGATCGGATTCGGCGTCCACGCGCCTTCGAGGCCGGAGGTGGTGGTGTGCTCGCCCTTGCCGCTGCCATACGCGTTCTTCCAGCCGAGCCCCTGCTCTTCTATTGGCGCACCTTCGGGCTCAGGACCAACGAGGGCTGGGTCGCCAGCACCATGCATTTTGCCGAACGTGTGTCCGCCGGCGACGAGCGCGACAGTCTCCTCGTCGTTCATGGCCATGCGCGCGAAGGTCTCACGGATATCCTTGGCCGATGCCAGCGGATCCGGTTTACCGTTCGGCCCTTCCGGGTTCACGTAAATCAGCCCCATCTGGACCGCAGCCAACGGATTCTCGAGTTCCCGTTCACCGGCGTATCGCTTGTCCCCAAGCCACTCGGCCTCGGAACCCCAATAGATGTCCTGCTCGGGTTCAAAGACGTCCGCGCGACCGCCGGCGAAACCGAACGTTGTGAATCCCATCGACTCCATCGCGACGTTGCCGGCGAGGATCATGAGGTCGGCCCACGAAATCTTTTTACCGTACTTCTGCTTGAGTGGCCACAGCAACCGGCGGGCCTTGTCCAGATTCCCGTTGTCGGGCCAGCTGTTGAGTGGCGCGAAGCGCTGTGTGCCCGACGAGGCGCCGCCGCGGCCATCTGCCGTGCGATACGTGCCGGCGCTATGCCACGCCATCCGGATGAAAAGCGGGCCGTAGTGCCCGTAGTCGGCCGGCCACCACTCCTGCGAATCGGTCATCAGCGCGGTCAGATCTTGTCGAAGGGCCTCGAGGTCGAGCGTTTTGAACGCTGCCGCGTAGTCGAAGGCCCCGCCCATTGGATCGGACACCGGTGAATGCTGGTGGAGGATCCCCAGGTTCAACTGATTCGGCCACCAGTCACGGTTTGACCTGCCCCCGGCAATCGCCGCCTTGGAGGCGCCCTGCATGACCGGGCACTTGCCCTCATTCCCACCAGTATTTGCGTTCATCGAGATCTCCGATATTGGCTACTTTGTTGAAACCGCCGTGACGACAACTGACGATAAATCTACCGAATGTCGATCCGCTTTCAGACCCTGATGGCGACCTCGCCGCACGACACCTAGCGCGATTCATGGCTGCCACCATCGATCATCTCCGATCTGACCACGCCGTGCGGGTGCTCCGCGATTTCACCGACGCGCGCGGAACACCGCACCGCGCCGGTGAAACAGGCATCATTCGCGGAATGGGCCTGGATACGGCGCACATGGAGATCTGGATTGAGTGGGAGCACAATGGCGCGCTCGATCGGATGCGTTTCGCGCTGAGCTCCACCATCGGTCCAGGCAACGGACGGATGCGCGAGTATTTCGAACTTGGCGACGTCGATCCCGGCGAGGTGCCGGTGCCTCCGCCAGCGCCACAGCGGGCAGTCGAGCCGGCACCACGCCCACAGCCATTCGCCGGCCGCCATCCGACCGCCGGAACCAACCTGGGACCATCCGCCGTAGCCTGCGACTGCGATGCCGCGCTGCACCGGCCGGTGTTGGTCGAAGGTGCGGGCGTCAACGCCTGCCTGCGTTGCGGCACGGTCACGTGCACGCACAGCATCGGCGACGACGGTCGGCACACCGGCGATTCGTGGCACGCCTACATTGCCGACGCCGTGTCGGGCCCGCTGCTCGACTGGCTATCGCGATGGCCGCGCGTCACGGTCCGACACCGCCTTGTGAATCGCTGGCCAACGCCCGCCGGACTGAGCCAACACGACATCATCTACCTCCCCGCCGACGCGCGCTGCGCCACAGCGGCCGAGGTGACCGAGCTGGAAAACGCCTGGCGGGGGCACGAGCCCGATTTCCCCACTCAGCGTCCGCCCGACAATCTCCCGACCACGATGCAGGCCTTCGCGCAGTTTGCCACTGCACTCCGACTCACGCCCGCCAGCGAGCTCTCGCAACTGATGGCATCGGCCGAGCCGCGCAATCCGGCGAGCGCGCTGGCCGTCTCGCGCTTGTTGCAGCGCACTGATGCGTTCGAGGTGATGGTGGCGGCGTTACGCAGCGCTGACGTGGTATGGCAGAGCGCCGGTGCCGCCATGGCGCAGGCCGCGCGGCCGATGGACCCACGACTGCCGGACGTGCTGGTCGAGATCATGAACGGCCTGTCGCTCGAACTGATGCCGCATGTGCCCGGTCGTATCGCGAGCGGCATGCGCGTTGAAGAATTGCTGGTGGTGATCGCGGATCATCAGATCACCACCGACGCGATGCTGTCGGCGTTACCGAAATTGCAGCGTCGGGTTGCGCCCCTCGACGCCGGACTCGCCAGCAACATCGGCGTGGTGCTGCGCGAACTGCACGGCATCCCACCGGCGCGTGTGGGTTTCCCCTTTTAGGCGTTCGGTTCGCGCGGTGGAGTTTCGCGCCGCAATGGCGGGCACGGCGTTGTACGGCTAGAACAGCACCGCCGCCATTCGCCGTCGCCAGTCCCGCACCAGCGCATCATCTTCGATCACCTGAAACGCCTCCACCAGCGCTGCCCGCGCCGGGCTTTCCTCGTCGTGCCTTTCCTCCCGCAGCAGCTCCAGCAATTGTTCCAGCCCCGCCACCCGGTCGCCGTCCAGCACCATACGCACGGCAGCGGCGTGTCGCGCATCATTGGTCTCGCCATCGGCTCGACGCTGCAGCGCCAGTCGAGCGCGGGCCCGCACCGCCTTCGGGTCGAGGTACATCGTTGACGGAAGCACCTCCAGCATACGCGCCGCCTCATCGAGCGCTCCCGTTGCCAGCAGCGCCAATGCCAACTCCAGCTTCAGCGAGTCACGTGTCGGCGTTGCCGACATGGCGGCCCGCAACTGCGCCACACGCTCGACCGGATCATCAGACAGCACTGTCTGCGTCGCGCCGCCCACCTCAATGCCGTGCTGCGCCAGAAACGCCCGGATCCGTCCCTCCGGCAGCGCCCCTTGGAATCCCGTGAGGGCCGCCCCGTCCTTGAACAGCGTCACCGTCGGGATTGAACGAATCTGGAACTGCGTGGCGAGTGCCGGCTCCTTTTCCGTATCGATCTTGACCAATTCAAAACCGCCGGAATACTCTGTCGCCAGCTTTTCCAGAATGGGGCCCAGCGCGCGACACGGACCGCACCACGCGGCCCAGAAATCCACCAGCACTGGCGTTTCGCGGGAACGTTCCACGACAGCCGACAGAAACTCCGCCGTCGTGACATCCCTTACGTGGGCGCTGTTCGCGTGTGCGGTCATGCATGCATTCTACATGAGCCCCTGAGCGCTGTCATCACCTCAAGCCGCCAAAGCGTCTCCTTCATGGCCAGTCAATCGCCTGTTTCGATCGTGAATGTCGGCTATCGCTCCACGAACTTCTGGGTGGTGTCGACCCGCGCCACGCGCTTCTTGATCGACCTCGGCTGGCCGGGACAGTTCGGCGCGCTCGAGGCGGAGCTCAAACGCAAGGGCGTGCCGCTGGCAGAAATCTCGCACGGGTTTGCGACGCATTTTCACATCGACCACGCCGGCGCCGCCCAGGATCTCAAGAACCGCGGCATGCGATTGATCGTCACGCCGGAGCAGGTGCCTTTCATCGACGGCATGAAACAGTTTGTGAAACCGACCGAATCGTACACCGACATACGGCTGACCGACAACATGGTCGTGGCGCTGCCGGACAGCCGCGCGTTTCTGTCCCAACTGGGGCTGAGCGGAGAGTTCGTGCACACGCCAGGGCACTCCGACGACAGCGTGAGTGTCTTGCTTGATAGCGGTGATGTGTTCACGGGCGATCTGACGCATCCGGCGTTCATCACGGACGCGGAGGCCGAGGTGACAAACGCCAGTTGGCAGGCCCTGCGCGCACGCGGCGCAACGACGGTGTACGCGGGGCATGGACCGGTGCGGCCGTTTCCGACCCTCTGATCTCGGCGATTTTCCTTCGAGCGTGCCAACGATTGCCCGTCAGGGCCCGATCGACCGGATATGCCGCCATCTGACCTGTCGCCACCACGCGGGTTTCACCGTAGCTTTCCCGGTCGTCGCCCGCCTCCCCTCCCGCCCATGAGGTCTCCCGTGAGTGTTCTGTCTCGTCGTGACTGGCTGCGCAACACCGGACTTGGACTCGGCGCGAGCGTCGCGCTCCCCGGACTCCTGCCGGCCTCGGAGATGGCGAGGGTACTGGGCGGCAACGTGGCCTACACCGACCTGCTGGCCCAAATGGAGCGCGACGTGAACACGGCGCGCCGGGCGGCGGGGCCCATTCGGCTGATGTACAACGAGAATCCGTTCGGCATGTCGCCCAAGGCGAAAGACGCGCTGATGGGGAGCTGGACGCAGCACGCGTGGTATGTGCCGCCCATTCATGAGGAAGTGCAACACACCTTTGCGAAACATGTGGGCGTGCCCGCCGATCACGTGCTGGTCACTCAGGGGTCCAGCGAAGTGCTGAGCGTGCTGGCGTTGGCGTACAACATGGAAGGCGGCGAGATCGTCGCGCCGTGGCCGACGTTCGAGGATCTGCCGCGCTGGGGCGACACGCTCAAGGCCAAGGTCCATCGCGTGCCGCTCAACCAGTACCTAGATCACGACCTGTACGCCATGGACGCGAAGGTTGGCAGCGGCACCAAGCTCGTGTTCGTCTGCAATCCCAACAATCCGACGTCCAACCTCACCGAGGACACG from the Gemmatimonadaceae bacterium genome contains:
- the katG gene encoding catalase/peroxidase HPI, coding for MNANTGGNEGKCPVMQGASKAAIAGGRSNRDWWPNQLNLGILHQHSPVSDPMGGAFDYAAAFKTLDLEALRQDLTALMTDSQEWWPADYGHYGPLFIRMAWHSAGTYRTADGRGGASSGTQRFAPLNSWPDNGNLDKARRLLWPLKQKYGKKISWADLMILAGNVAMESMGFTTFGFAGGRADVFEPEQDIYWGSEAEWLGDKRYAGERELENPLAAVQMGLIYVNPEGPNGKPDPLASAKDIRETFARMAMNDEETVALVAGGHTFGKMHGAGDPALVGPEPEGAPIEEQGLGWKNAYGSGKGEHTTTSGLEGAWTPNPITWDTGYFDTLFGWEWELVKSPAGAWIWEPTDKEKAAIVPDAHRPGKKVLPAMSTADMAMRMDPVYSEISTRFHRDPALLADAYARAWFKLTHRDMGPRTRYLGALVPAEELIWQDPIPAVDHALIDAKDISALKGKILASGLSISQLVSTAWASASTFRGSDKRGGANGARIRLLPAKNWDVNQPSKLARALETFETIQKEFNTAQTGGKKVSFADLIVLGGCAAIEQAAKKAGFDVVVPFTPGRMDASQEQTDVEAYGVLEPQADGFRNYQKTAYTASPEALLVDRAQLLTLTAPEMTVLVGGLRVLNANHGQSRHGVFTDRPETLTNDFFVHLLDMRTTWKPMSESGDVFEGRDRVTGDVKWTGTRVDLVFGSNSQLRALAEVYASDDAQQKFVQDFVAAWAKVMNADRF
- the trxA gene encoding thioredoxin encodes the protein MTAHANSAHVRDVTTAEFLSAVVERSRETPVLVDFWAAWCGPCRALGPILEKLATEYSGGFELVKIDTEKEPALATQFQIRSIPTVTLFKDGAALTGFQGALPEGRIRAFLAQHGIEVGGATQTVLSDDPVERVAQLRAAMSATPTRDSLKLELALALLATGALDEAARMLEVLPSTMYLDPKAVRARARLALQRRADGETNDARHAAAVRMVLDGDRVAGLEQLLELLREERHDEESPARAALVEAFQVIEDDALVRDWRRRMAAVLF
- a CDS encoding MBL fold metallo-hydrolase, with the translated sequence MASQSPVSIVNVGYRSTNFWVVSTRATRFLIDLGWPGQFGALEAELKRKGVPLAEISHGFATHFHIDHAGAAQDLKNRGMRLIVTPEQVPFIDGMKQFVKPTESYTDIRLTDNMVVALPDSRAFLSQLGLSGEFVHTPGHSDDSVSVLLDSGDVFTGDLTHPAFITDAEAEVTNASWQALRARGATTVYAGHGPVRPFPTL
- a CDS encoding aminotransferase class I/II-fold pyridoxal phosphate-dependent enzyme translates to MSVLSRRDWLRNTGLGLGASVALPGLLPASEMARVLGGNVAYTDLLAQMERDVNTARRAAGPIRLMYNENPFGMSPKAKDALMGSWTQHAWYVPPIHEEVQHTFAKHVGVPADHVLVTQGSSEVLSVLALAYNMEGGEIVAPWPTFEDLPRWGDTLKAKVHRVPLNQYLDHDLYAMDAKVGSGTKLVFVCNPNNPTSNLTEDTSLRDFVSSAAKRTTVVVDEAYIDFVDRPGHKSMVDLVLKGESVVVSRTASKIHGLAGLRCGFAIARPDIIARLQQYVSGDPNVFGQLAANASLQDVEYQTFIKQKNREGRTMLLDTLATLGRKVAPSQTNFVFFHTGKEIRPVQQYFLAKGFVVGRAFPPYNDWCRVSVGTPDEMKQFCAALPGLFA